AACTCTTTCAAGCTCAGTTCGGTCTTCTTCACACCCGTTTCACGAGCCTCTGCGATAAGTGTACCCGGGTCAAGCCCGCTCCAGCGGCAGTACAACTGTATCAGCCGCACCCGGTTCTCCCGGATCTTATCCCCGCGACCGACGAGCGTGGGTTTCACCTCTTTGAGCTCGGCAAAAGCTCGGGCGTCCATTTCGACGGCTTCGGTCGCTTTTTCATGCTCCTCGCGTGCTCGCAGGGGGTTCACGGTCCCACCGACAATTAAAAGAACCGGCCTGTATAAAAAGGATTGGATCAACAACGCTGCGATGCAGCAGTGTTGGGATGACATGAAGCGCGGGATCGTCCTGGGTCTGGATGACGCGCACGGGCTGCTGGAGGCACGCCTGGGCAAGGAGGTCACTCCGGACACGATCAGCCACTATATGGAAGTGCTGAACCACGCGCTGCCCGGTGGTGCGGTCATTCAGGAGCACA
This genomic interval from Methanomicrobia archaeon contains the following:
- a CDS encoding methyl-coenzyme M reductase subunit alpha gives rise to the protein MQQCWDDMKRGIVLGLDDAHGLLEARLGKEVTPDTISHYMEVLNHALPGGAVIQEH